The following coding sequences are from one Streptomyces sp. NBC_01485 window:
- a CDS encoding ABC transporter substrate-binding protein, protein MNRRTILGGLFAAATVPALTACASGITSLDNEGTAAGGGGSSKDGVTIGTANFTENQVLGYLYAAVLEAAGVKVKVRPNLGTREIVFPALKSGDIDLLPEYQGALLTYLDPKAAATEEGEMQNDLTIALPAGLQVLSYGMAEDADAFAVTRETAKKYGLTSLADLAKLNGKLVIGAAPEVKTRRVGVVGLKDVYGVEFKEFKSLDSSGPLVKAALKKGDVDVANLFTTDTDILDNGWVVLADPKNLVPGQHIVPLIADRRADSTVRKALAKLGNILTTEQLTELNRQVDKDKKDPEDVANTYAKQHGLAK, encoded by the coding sequence ATGAACCGACGCACGATCCTCGGCGGCCTGTTCGCGGCCGCGACCGTCCCTGCCCTGACCGCCTGCGCGAGCGGCATCACCTCCCTCGACAACGAGGGCACCGCCGCCGGAGGGGGTGGCTCCAGCAAGGACGGGGTCACCATCGGCACCGCCAACTTCACCGAGAACCAGGTGCTGGGCTACCTCTACGCGGCCGTCCTCGAAGCGGCCGGCGTGAAGGTGAAGGTCCGCCCCAACCTCGGCACCCGCGAGATCGTCTTCCCCGCCCTCAAGAGCGGTGACATCGACCTCCTGCCCGAGTACCAGGGCGCACTCCTCACCTACCTCGACCCCAAGGCGGCGGCGACGGAGGAGGGCGAGATGCAGAACGACCTCACCATCGCCCTGCCCGCCGGCCTCCAGGTCCTGTCGTACGGCATGGCCGAGGACGCGGACGCCTTCGCGGTCACCCGGGAGACGGCGAAGAAATACGGCCTGACCTCCCTCGCCGACCTCGCGAAACTCAACGGCAAGCTGGTCATCGGCGCCGCCCCCGAGGTCAAGACGCGCCGCGTCGGCGTGGTCGGCCTCAAGGACGTCTACGGCGTCGAGTTCAAGGAGTTCAAGTCCCTCGACTCCTCCGGTCCGCTGGTCAAGGCCGCGCTGAAGAAGGGCGACGTGGACGTGGCGAACCTCTTCACCACCGACACCGACATCCTGGACAACGGCTGGGTGGTCCTCGCCGACCCCAAGAACCTCGTCCCGGGCCAGCACATCGTCCCGCTCATCGCCGACCGCAGGGCCGACTCCACCGTCCGCAAGGCCCTCGCGAAGCTCGGCAACATCCTCACCACCGAGCAGCTCACCGAGCTCAACCGCCAGGTGGACAAGGACAAGAAGGACCCGGAGGACGTGGCGAACACGTACGCGAAGCAGCACGGACTGGCGAAATAG
- a CDS encoding ABC transporter permease, translated as MFELFKNLGGWLTSGAQWAGPDGIAHRLAEHLQYSLLATLIAAAIGLPLGLLIGHTGKGAFIAINLASFGRALPTVGLVVLVFLAGGLSMLPVYVALVALAVPSIVTNTYAGMTAVDPDVKDAARGQGMRGHQVLFQVELPLALPLIMTGLRLALIQVVATATIAAYVSFGGLGRYVFDGLAQRDLVQVLGGAALVAAVAIALDLALSGLQRLLFLPHSRLRSSGGTPIRPAQTA; from the coding sequence ATGTTCGAACTGTTCAAGAACCTCGGCGGCTGGCTGACCAGCGGCGCCCAGTGGGCCGGCCCGGACGGCATCGCCCACCGCCTCGCCGAACACCTCCAGTACTCGCTGCTGGCGACCCTCATCGCGGCCGCGATCGGCCTCCCCCTCGGGCTGCTGATCGGCCACACCGGCAAGGGCGCGTTCATCGCGATCAACCTGGCCTCCTTCGGCCGGGCGCTGCCCACCGTCGGCCTGGTGGTGCTGGTCTTCCTGGCCGGCGGCCTGTCGATGCTGCCGGTCTACGTCGCGCTCGTCGCCCTCGCGGTCCCGTCGATCGTCACCAACACCTACGCGGGCATGACGGCCGTCGACCCGGACGTGAAGGACGCGGCGCGCGGCCAGGGCATGCGCGGCCACCAGGTCCTGTTCCAGGTCGAGCTGCCCCTCGCGCTGCCCCTGATCATGACGGGCCTGCGGCTCGCGCTGATCCAGGTCGTCGCCACGGCCACGATCGCCGCGTACGTCTCCTTCGGCGGCCTCGGCCGCTACGTCTTCGACGGCCTCGCCCAGCGCGACCTCGTCCAGGTGCTCGGCGGCGCGGCCCTGGTCGCCGCCGTCGCCATCGCCCTGGACCTGGCGCTCTCCGGCCTGCAGCGCCTCCTCTTCCTCCCCCACTCTCGGCTTCGCTCGAGCGGGGGGACCCCCATCCGCCCCGCACAGACCGCCTAG
- a CDS encoding ABC transporter ATP-binding protein, protein MIQFDAVHKRFPNGTTAVHDLSLRMPEGGVTVLVGSSGCGKTTTLRMINRMVDPTSGTIQVGGKDVTRQDAAELRRSIGYVIQQSGLFPHRTVLDNIATVPLLLGHGRRRARARAAELLETVGLSADSGKRYPHQLSGGQQQRVGVARALAADPPVLLMDEPFGAVDPVVRTQLQDELLRLQKELNKTIVFVTHDIDEAVRLGDQIAVFRTGGHLVQCAAPAELLARPADDFVADFLGAERGLKLLSLKTLAAVPQGPAPEGGAWTLTLDEARRPLRWTSPSQGADVPVRPLKDTDSLLAALDESVASPTGLVVRVDADGVLTGVTSRDDIHTHAGQAHTEARAHTDAGVAA, encoded by the coding sequence ATGATCCAGTTCGACGCGGTCCACAAGCGCTTCCCCAACGGCACGACGGCAGTCCACGATCTCTCCCTCCGGATGCCGGAGGGCGGCGTGACCGTGCTGGTCGGTTCCTCCGGTTGCGGCAAGACGACCACCCTGCGGATGATCAACCGGATGGTCGACCCGACCTCCGGCACCATCCAGGTCGGCGGCAAGGACGTCACCCGCCAGGACGCGGCCGAGCTGCGCCGCTCCATCGGGTACGTCATCCAGCAGTCGGGCCTCTTCCCGCACCGCACGGTGCTCGACAACATCGCCACCGTGCCGCTGCTGCTGGGCCACGGCCGCCGCAGGGCCCGTGCCCGCGCCGCCGAGCTGCTGGAGACCGTCGGCCTGTCCGCCGACTCCGGCAAGCGCTACCCGCACCAGCTCTCCGGCGGCCAGCAGCAGCGCGTCGGCGTGGCCCGCGCGCTCGCCGCCGACCCGCCGGTGCTCCTGATGGACGAGCCGTTCGGCGCGGTCGACCCGGTGGTGCGCACCCAGCTCCAGGACGAACTGCTCAGGCTCCAGAAGGAGTTGAACAAGACCATCGTCTTCGTCACGCACGACATCGACGAGGCCGTCCGGCTGGGTGACCAGATCGCCGTGTTCCGCACCGGCGGCCACCTGGTGCAGTGCGCGGCGCCCGCCGAGCTCCTCGCCCGCCCCGCCGACGACTTCGTGGCCGACTTCCTCGGTGCCGAGCGCGGTCTGAAGCTGCTCTCGCTGAAGACCCTCGCGGCCGTCCCGCAGGGCCCGGCCCCCGAGGGCGGCGCCTGGACCCTGACGCTCGACGAGGCCCGCAGGCCGCTGCGCTGGACATCCCCGTCCCAGGGCGCCGACGTCCCCGTCCGCCCCCTCAAGGACACCGACTCGCTCCTCGCGGCGCTCGACGAGTCGGTCGCCTCCCCCACCGGACTGGTCGTCCGCGTCGACGCCGACGGCGTCCTCACCGGCGTCACCTCCCGCGACGACATCCACACCCACGCCGGCCAGGCGCACACCGAGGCACGGGCCCACACCGACGCCGGGGTGGCCGCATGA
- a CDS encoding MurR/RpiR family transcriptional regulator, translated as MSADTEIGEGVRGAGAPGAAGAAVPGAGVRGADVSGAGASGASGADVSGVGAGVGAGVGDSPSARLQALFEGHRLTPTQRRIAHSMVRRAADVPFLSSVELAELAGVSQPSVTRFAVALGFDGYPALRKHLREVAPAEQPAGSAAHNEYQQAVEAEIENLKHLAELLADPRPVQRAGRLLAASRPLPVFGLRAAASQAYGFAYFAAKVHPDVRLLNEGGTMVHDRIDAAVRAGASALLCFALPRYPREVVDTLGYAREAGLSVVTVADSAFAPVAKVSDLLLPAAVGTGLAFDTACAPMLLGRVLLEAMCDDLPDAQARLEEFDARAAARGLFVE; from the coding sequence ATGAGCGCGGACACGGAGATCGGTGAGGGCGTGCGGGGTGCGGGGGCGCCGGGGGCTGCTGGGGCAGCTGTGCCGGGTGCGGGGGTACGGGGGGCGGATGTGTCTGGCGCTGGAGCGTCTGGTGCGTCTGGTGCGGATGTGTCCGGTGTGGGGGCTGGCGTGGGGGCTGGCGTGGGGGACAGTCCCTCTGCTCGGTTGCAGGCGCTGTTCGAGGGGCATCGGCTGACGCCGACTCAGCGGCGTATCGCGCACAGCATGGTGCGGCGCGCCGCCGACGTGCCGTTCCTCTCCAGCGTGGAGCTGGCCGAACTCGCCGGGGTCAGCCAGCCGTCCGTGACCCGCTTCGCGGTCGCCCTCGGCTTCGACGGCTACCCCGCCCTGCGCAAGCACCTGCGCGAGGTCGCGCCCGCCGAACAGCCGGCCGGCTCGGCCGCGCACAACGAGTACCAGCAGGCCGTCGAGGCCGAGATCGAGAACCTGAAGCACCTCGCCGAGCTGCTCGCCGACCCCCGGCCCGTGCAGCGGGCGGGCCGGCTGCTGGCCGCCTCGCGTCCGCTCCCCGTGTTCGGCCTGCGCGCCGCCGCCTCCCAGGCGTACGGCTTCGCCTACTTCGCCGCCAAGGTCCACCCCGACGTACGGCTGCTGAACGAGGGCGGCACGATGGTCCACGACCGGATCGACGCCGCCGTACGGGCGGGCGCCTCGGCGCTGCTCTGCTTCGCGCTGCCCCGGTATCCGCGCGAGGTCGTCGACACCCTCGGCTACGCCAGGGAGGCCGGGCTGAGCGTGGTGACGGTCGCCGACTCCGCGTTCGCGCCGGTCGCCAAGGTCTCCGACCTGCTGCTGCCGGCCGCCGTCGGCACCGGGCTCGCCTTCGACACGGCGTGCGCGCCGATGCTGCTCGGGCGGGTGCTGCTGGAGGCGATGTGCGACGACCTGCCGGACGCGCAGGCCCGGCTGGAGGAGTTCGACGCGCGGGCGGCGGCCCGGGGGCTGTTCGTGGAGTAG
- a CDS encoding SDR family oxidoreductase, whose amino-acid sequence MSYENQYGNQYAGLAGRTAVVTGAASGIGEAVAVLLAASGARVALLARRGDRLEAVVEKIRADGGEALAVVADVTDGASVDAAAARIRAAYGNVDLVVNNAGVMLANPVDDGRIDEWQRMIDTNVTGVLRVIRAFTGDLLGAAAEGHAADLVNVSSVGAHLTLPHFAVYSATKAALTHLSQSLRTEFGPRDVRVTNVEPGLTETELATHLDNAELTGRLDGMFAELGVLSAAEIADVVAYATSRPRHVNLRQIMVLPTRQA is encoded by the coding sequence ATGTCCTACGAGAACCAGTACGGGAACCAGTACGCGGGCCTTGCCGGGCGGACCGCCGTCGTCACCGGGGCCGCCAGTGGGATCGGGGAGGCCGTGGCCGTGCTGCTCGCCGCCTCGGGGGCCCGGGTCGCGCTGCTGGCCCGGCGCGGGGACCGGCTGGAGGCGGTCGTCGAGAAGATCCGCGCCGACGGGGGCGAGGCCCTCGCGGTCGTCGCCGACGTGACCGACGGCGCGTCGGTGGACGCGGCGGCCGCCCGGATCCGCGCCGCCTACGGGAACGTCGACCTCGTCGTCAACAACGCCGGCGTGATGCTGGCGAACCCGGTCGACGACGGCCGGATCGACGAGTGGCAGCGGATGATCGACACCAACGTCACCGGAGTGCTGCGGGTGATCCGCGCCTTCACCGGGGACCTGCTGGGCGCCGCCGCCGAAGGGCACGCCGCCGACCTGGTGAACGTCTCGTCCGTCGGCGCGCACCTCACGCTCCCGCACTTCGCGGTGTACAGCGCGACCAAGGCGGCGCTCACCCACCTCTCCCAGTCCCTGCGCACCGAGTTCGGGCCCCGGGACGTGCGGGTCACCAACGTCGAGCCGGGGCTGACGGAGACCGAGCTGGCGACGCACCTCGACAACGCCGAGCTGACCGGACGACTGGACGGCATGTTCGCCGAGTTAGGCGTGCTGTCCGCGGCCGAGATCGCCGACGTCGTCGCCTACGCCACCAGCCGCCCCCGGCACGTCAACCTGCGGCAGATCATGGTGCTGCCGACCCGGCAGGCGTGA
- a CDS encoding helix-turn-helix transcriptional regulator, whose translation MDGDLGDFLRSRRARIRPEEVGLPSYGRRRVPGLRREEVAQLAGVSVDYYIRLEQGRGPSVSDTVLDAVARVLRLDETEHAYLHAVARPRKPSARPSAPRVRPGVQLLLDSMERTPAFVLDARMDVLAWNALADAIFGYGSATPDARSIPRHIFLDPAARDFYPEWPAVAVQCVAHLRMLAGHHQNDRRLTSLVGELSLKSDHFRRLWADHPVRECAYGAKRVNHPVAGLLTFPYETLTIQSDTPQTLLVYTPQPGSETAERLQLLGSWKATTAATNN comes from the coding sequence ATGGACGGGGATCTCGGAGACTTCCTGCGCTCGCGCCGTGCCCGCATCCGGCCCGAGGAGGTCGGACTGCCCTCGTACGGACGCCGGCGTGTGCCGGGTCTGCGGCGCGAGGAGGTGGCGCAGCTCGCCGGAGTGAGCGTCGACTACTACATCCGCCTGGAACAGGGCAGGGGCCCGAGCGTCAGCGACACGGTGCTGGACGCCGTAGCGCGCGTCCTGCGCCTGGACGAGACGGAACACGCCTACCTGCACGCCGTCGCCCGCCCCCGCAAGCCGTCCGCGCGCCCGTCAGCGCCCCGCGTGCGCCCGGGCGTGCAGTTGCTGCTCGACAGCATGGAGCGCACCCCGGCGTTCGTCCTGGACGCCCGGATGGACGTCCTGGCCTGGAACGCACTGGCCGACGCGATCTTCGGCTACGGCAGCGCCACGCCGGACGCCCGCAGCATCCCGCGGCACATCTTCCTCGACCCCGCGGCCCGCGACTTCTACCCGGAGTGGCCCGCGGTGGCCGTCCAGTGCGTCGCCCACCTGCGCATGCTGGCGGGCCATCACCAGAACGACCGCCGTCTCACCTCACTGGTGGGCGAACTCTCCCTCAAGAGCGACCACTTCCGCCGCCTGTGGGCAGACCACCCGGTCCGCGAGTGCGCCTACGGCGCGAAGCGCGTCAACCACCCGGTGGCAGGCCTGCTGACGTTCCCCTACGAAACCCTGACCATCCAGTCGGACACCCCCCAGACCCTCCTGGTCTACACCCCGCAGCCGGGTTCGGAGACAGCGGAGCGACTGCAGTTGCTGGGCAGCTGGAAAGCGACGACGGCCGCCACCAATAATTGA
- a CDS encoding SGNH/GDSL hydrolase family protein, translating into MTSMSRARVARRIAAGAAYGGGGIGLAGAAAVGLVVAEVHLARRQVNNGAHPHVPQADGRYGLAYDAPGPGKEPLRLTMLGDSTAAGQGVQRSGQTPGALLASGLAAVAERPVELRNVALPGAQSDDLDRQVALVVGGVDRMPDICVIMIGANDVTHRMPATRAVRHLSAAVRRLRTAGAEVVVGTCPDLGTIEPVQQPLRWLARRASRQLAAAQTIGAVEQGGRTVSLGDLLGPEFEANPRAMFGPDHYHPSAEGYATAAMAVLPTVCAALGLWPADEERPDVTRREGFLPVARAAAEAASEPGTEVTAAMPTGPRGPWALLKRRRRRQVTEPEQTSPSGV; encoded by the coding sequence ATGACGAGCATGTCGAGGGCGAGAGTGGCCCGGCGCATCGCGGCCGGCGCGGCCTATGGCGGCGGCGGCATCGGGCTGGCCGGGGCGGCGGCCGTCGGGCTGGTGGTGGCGGAGGTGCATCTGGCGCGCCGCCAGGTCAACAACGGGGCGCATCCGCACGTCCCGCAGGCGGACGGCCGCTACGGACTCGCCTACGACGCCCCCGGCCCCGGCAAGGAGCCCCTGCGTCTGACGATGCTGGGCGACTCCACGGCGGCCGGCCAGGGCGTCCAGCGCTCCGGACAGACCCCGGGCGCCCTGCTGGCCTCCGGCCTGGCGGCGGTCGCGGAACGCCCCGTGGAACTGCGCAACGTGGCGCTGCCCGGCGCCCAGTCCGACGACCTGGACCGGCAGGTCGCGCTGGTCGTCGGGGGCGTCGACCGGATGCCCGACATCTGCGTGATCATGATCGGCGCGAACGACGTGACCCACCGCATGCCGGCCACCCGCGCGGTCCGCCACCTGTCCGCGGCGGTACGGCGGCTGCGCACGGCCGGCGCGGAGGTCGTCGTCGGCACCTGCCCCGACCTGGGCACGATCGAGCCGGTCCAGCAGCCGCTGCGCTGGCTGGCCCGGCGGGCGTCGCGCCAACTGGCGGCGGCCCAGACGATCGGCGCGGTCGAACAGGGCGGCCGCACGGTGTCCCTGGGCGACCTGCTGGGCCCCGAGTTCGAGGCGAACCCGCGCGCGATGTTCGGCCCCGACCACTACCACCCCTCGGCGGAGGGGTACGCGACGGCGGCGATGGCGGTCCTGCCCACGGTCTGCGCGGCCCTCGGCCTCTGGCCGGCGGACGAGGAACGCCCCGACGTCACCCGCCGCGAGGGCTTCCTCCCGGTGGCCCGAGCAGCGGCGGAAGCGGCCTCGGAACCCGGCACGGAGGTCACGGCGGCGATGCCGACCGGCCCACGGGGCCCATGGGCCCTCCTGAAGCGGAGGCGGCGCCGCCAGGTGACCGAACCGGAGCAGACCAGCCCGTCCGGCGTCTGA
- a CDS encoding aromatic amino acid ammonia-lyase: MSSRIVDAIPGAGPGLVVLDGIALGVADVARLADGTARPVPGTDATKRMTETWDAARQIAATGRVYGRSTGVGANRNEDVPTDAAAEHGLRLLRSHAGAIGEELPARQVRAMLAVRANQLLAGGAGLRPSVVTALCEALESGAHPVVNEFGSVGTGDLAALAQVGLALVGEHPWRGTGAPEPQQLDNNDALALISSNALTLGQAALALHELRGLLEATQVVGALSLLAVDGSHEAYAAPVHAARPHRGSAEVARRMRELIGAEDRPTPPLGRIQDPYGFRCLPQIHGPAHDAADALEEVIAIEINAAAENPLICPEDMAAYHHGGFYQAQLALALDHFRLALTQVARLSTSRLSTMNEPAYTRLRPFLADPEPASSGVMILEYAAAAALGDLRAFSAPASLGHAVLSRGVEEQASFASLAARQTLRACAAYRLVVGCELVAAVRALRQRELRPEPGLPAWDALELAEAELDAEQADRPLTGDVNAAAGLLDRFTDIWRGTGNERGHGDR; encoded by the coding sequence ATGTCATCTCGGATCGTGGACGCCATTCCCGGGGCCGGCCCCGGTCTCGTCGTCCTCGACGGGATCGCCCTCGGCGTCGCGGACGTCGCGCGCCTCGCCGACGGGACCGCCCGCCCGGTCCCCGGCACCGACGCGACCAAGCGGATGACCGAGACCTGGGACGCCGCCCGCCAGATCGCCGCCACCGGCCGCGTCTACGGCCGCTCCACCGGCGTCGGCGCCAACCGGAACGAGGACGTGCCCACCGACGCCGCCGCCGAGCACGGACTGCGCCTGCTGCGCAGCCACGCCGGCGCCATCGGCGAGGAACTGCCCGCCCGGCAGGTCCGCGCGATGCTCGCGGTCCGCGCCAACCAGTTGCTCGCCGGCGGCGCGGGGCTGCGGCCCAGCGTCGTCACCGCGCTGTGCGAGGCGCTGGAGAGCGGCGCCCATCCGGTCGTCAACGAGTTCGGCTCGGTCGGAACGGGCGACCTGGCGGCGCTGGCGCAGGTCGGGCTCGCGCTGGTGGGGGAGCACCCCTGGCGCGGCACGGGAGCGCCCGAGCCGCAGCAGCTCGACAACAACGACGCCCTCGCGCTCATCAGCAGCAACGCCCTCACCCTCGGCCAGGCCGCCCTCGCCCTGCACGAACTGCGCGGGCTGCTGGAGGCCACCCAGGTCGTCGGCGCGCTCTCCCTGCTCGCCGTCGACGGCTCGCACGAGGCGTACGCCGCCCCCGTGCACGCCGCCCGCCCGCACCGCGGCTCCGCCGAAGTCGCCCGCCGCATGCGGGAGTTGATCGGCGCCGAGGACCGGCCGACGCCGCCCCTGGGCCGTATCCAGGACCCGTACGGATTCCGCTGCCTGCCCCAGATCCACGGCCCCGCGCACGACGCCGCCGACGCGCTGGAGGAGGTGATCGCCATCGAGATCAACGCGGCCGCCGAGAACCCCCTCATCTGCCCCGAGGACATGGCCGCCTACCACCACGGCGGCTTCTACCAGGCCCAACTCGCCCTCGCCCTGGACCACTTCAGGCTGGCCCTGACCCAGGTGGCCCGGCTGTCCACGTCCCGCCTGTCGACCATGAACGAGCCCGCCTACACCCGGCTGCGCCCCTTCCTCGCCGACCCCGAGCCCGCCTCCTCCGGCGTGATGATCCTCGAATACGCCGCCGCTGCCGCCCTCGGGGACCTGCGGGCCTTCTCCGCGCCCGCCTCGCTGGGCCACGCTGTACTCTCCCGGGGCGTCGAGGAACAGGCCAGTTTCGCTTCGCTCGCCGCCCGGCAGACACTGCGCGCCTGCGCCGCGTACCGTCTCGTCGTCGGCTGCGAACTCGTCGCCGCCGTACGGGCGCTGCGCCAGCGCGAGCTGCGGCCCGAACCGGGACTGCCGGCCTGGGACGCGCTGGAACTGGCCGAGGCGGAGCTCGACGCGGAACAGGCCGACCGCCCGCTCACCGGCGACGTGAACGCGGCGGCCGGACTGCTGGACCGGTTCACGGACATCTGGAGGGGAACGGGGAATGAGCGCGGACACGGAGATCGGTGA
- a CDS encoding ABC transporter permease, with amino-acid sequence MTIDWSWISGHTDDLTTLTISHLQAALTAVLLGLLISLPLAVIAHRVRPLRGFLLGLSNVLFTIPSIAIFVLLLPISGLTRTTTVIGLTVYTLVVLLRNTVEGLDSVPAKTKEAAKAMGTRPLRTLLTVELPLALPVIMAGVRIATVMSISLVSVATYIGDGGLGQLFTDGFQRDFPTPVIAGVVLTILLAVVADAALVGVQYVLTPWKRRRA; translated from the coding sequence ATGACCATCGACTGGTCCTGGATATCCGGCCACACCGACGACCTGACCACCCTCACGATCTCCCATCTCCAGGCCGCCCTCACCGCCGTCCTCCTCGGGCTGCTGATCAGCCTCCCGCTCGCGGTGATCGCCCACCGGGTCCGCCCCCTGCGCGGCTTCCTGCTCGGCCTGTCGAACGTGCTCTTCACGATCCCGTCGATCGCGATCTTCGTACTGCTGCTGCCGATCAGCGGCCTGACCCGCACCACGACCGTCATCGGCCTGACCGTCTACACCCTGGTCGTGCTGCTGCGGAACACGGTCGAGGGCCTCGACTCGGTGCCCGCGAAGACCAAGGAGGCGGCCAAGGCGATGGGCACGCGCCCCCTGCGCACGCTCCTCACCGTCGAGCTGCCGCTCGCGCTCCCCGTGATCATGGCGGGCGTGCGGATCGCGACGGTCATGTCGATCTCCCTGGTCTCCGTCGCCACCTACATCGGCGACGGCGGCCTCGGCCAGCTCTTCACCGACGGCTTCCAGCGCGACTTCCCGACCCCGGTGATCGCGGGCGTGGTCCTCACGATCCTCCTCGCGGTCGTCGCGGACGCGGCCCTGGTCGGCGTCCAGTACGTCCTGACCCCGTGGAAGAGGCGGCGAGCCTGA
- a CDS encoding cystathionine beta-synthase, translated as MQFHDSMISLVGNTPLLRLNSVTEGIQATVLAKVEYFNPGGSVKDRIALRMIEAAEESGELKPGGTIVEPTSGNTGVGLAIVAQQKGYKCIFVCPDKVSTDKINVMRAYGAEVVVCPTAVDPGHPDSYYNVSDRLVRETPGAWKPDQYSNPHNPLSHYHSTGPELWEQTEGRITHFVAGVGTGGTISGTGRYLKDASEGRVQVVGADPEGSVYSGGSGRPYLVEGVGEDFWPTAYDRTVADEIVAVSDKDSFQMTRRLAKEEGLLVGGSCGMAVVAALRVAERLGPDDVVVVLLPDSGRGYLSKIFNDEWISQHGFSEDTATEPTAGDVLKQKEGGGIPNFVHMHPTETVGAAVEVLREFGVSQMPVVAKGAGHPDVMAPEVIGAVDERVLLHALFADRAGSGDPIEKHMSPPLPVVGSGEPVARMMSVLEGRDAAVVLVDGKPTGVITRQDLLAFLSDSTG; from the coding sequence GTGCAATTCCACGACTCGATGATCAGCCTCGTCGGCAACACCCCGCTGCTGAGGCTCAACAGCGTGACCGAGGGCATCCAGGCGACCGTCCTGGCAAAGGTCGAGTACTTCAACCCGGGCGGCTCCGTGAAGGACCGCATCGCCCTGCGCATGATCGAGGCCGCCGAGGAGAGCGGGGAGCTCAAGCCGGGCGGCACGATCGTTGAGCCGACCAGCGGCAACACCGGGGTCGGGCTGGCCATCGTGGCGCAGCAGAAGGGGTACAAGTGCATCTTCGTGTGCCCCGACAAGGTGTCCACCGACAAGATCAACGTGATGCGGGCGTACGGCGCCGAGGTCGTCGTCTGCCCGACCGCCGTGGACCCCGGGCACCCGGACTCGTACTACAACGTCTCCGACCGGCTGGTCCGTGAGACGCCGGGCGCGTGGAAGCCCGACCAGTACTCCAACCCCCACAACCCCCTCTCCCACTACCACTCCACCGGCCCCGAGCTGTGGGAGCAGACGGAGGGGAGGATCACCCACTTCGTGGCGGGCGTCGGGACCGGCGGCACCATCTCCGGTACCGGCCGCTACCTGAAGGACGCCAGCGAGGGCCGGGTGCAGGTCGTCGGCGCCGACCCCGAGGGGTCCGTGTACTCGGGCGGGTCCGGGCGGCCGTACCTCGTCGAGGGCGTCGGCGAGGACTTCTGGCCGACCGCCTACGACCGTACGGTCGCGGACGAGATCGTCGCCGTGTCCGACAAGGACTCCTTCCAGATGACCCGCCGCCTCGCCAAGGAGGAGGGGCTGCTCGTCGGCGGCTCCTGCGGGATGGCCGTCGTGGCGGCGCTGCGGGTCGCGGAGCGGCTGGGCCCGGACGACGTCGTGGTCGTCCTGCTCCCCGACAGCGGGCGCGGCTACCTCAGCAAGATCTTCAACGACGAGTGGATCAGCCAACATGGGTTCAGCGAAGACACGGCAACGGAGCCGACTGCAGGAGACGTGCTGAAGCAGAAGGAGGGAGGCGGCATCCCGAACTTCGTACACATGCACCCCACCGAGACCGTTGGGGCCGCAGTCGAGGTACTGAGGGAGTTCGGGGTGTCGCAGATGCCGGTAGTGGCCAAGGGAGCTGGGCATCCCGATGTGATGGCCCCCGAAGTGATCGGGGCCGTGGACGAACGAGTGCTCTTGCACGCGCTGTTCGCCGATCGCGCCGGGTCGGGAGACCCGATCGAGAAGCACATGAGCCCGCCACTGCCGGTTGTCGGATCGGGAGAACCGGTAGCACGGATGATGTCCGTGCTGGAAGGACGGGACGCGGCGGTGGTCCTGGTGGACGGCAAGCCCACCGGAGTGATCACCCGCCAAGACCTGTTGGCCTTCCTGTCCGACTCCACCGGCTGA